The Herpetosiphonaceae bacterium genome includes a window with the following:
- a CDS encoding aldehyde dehydrogenase family protein: MHKLWIDNQWTDAASDETIAVIDPATEAEVGRVPAATPADVDRAMRAAQAAFAGWRHVSAAERAELLHEVARRMRQDVEALAVTLTHETGRLLDRNRRYVGWSADVFDYYAEMGRNSRGRVIPSVEPSQLALVLKEPYGVVACIVPWNYPMLLLTWKIAPALAAGNSVVIKPASQTPLATLALARCFEHLPPGVVNIVTGRGSTVGDALVTHPATSVVAFTGSTEVGQRIAGLAAERMTKLHLELGGKDPCIVAADADIRTAAMGVAWGAFVNAGQVCTSIERVYVERPVYRDFCDCLAELTARLRVGSPFDPDTQITPLIGGRERDAILAQIEQAAAQGARIVAGGRRPPQLERGYFLEPTVLVDVPHAALIMREETFGPVAPVAPVESFDEALALANDSRYGLGASLFTHDPTKAKRFYEEVKAGTIWINDPLIDNIAGPFGGMKQSGIGRELGEEGLEEFLETKHIHWDFEMQPKPWWYPYGET, encoded by the coding sequence ATGCATAAGCTGTGGATCGACAACCAGTGGACCGACGCCGCCAGCGACGAGACGATCGCGGTGATTGATCCGGCGACGGAGGCGGAAGTTGGGCGCGTGCCCGCCGCAACACCCGCCGATGTGGATCGGGCGATGCGGGCGGCACAGGCGGCCTTCGCAGGCTGGCGGCACGTGTCAGCCGCCGAGCGCGCCGAGCTGCTGCATGAGGTCGCCCGCCGCATGCGCCAGGATGTCGAGGCGCTGGCAGTAACGCTGACGCACGAGACGGGTCGGCTGCTCGATCGCAATCGCCGCTACGTGGGCTGGTCCGCCGATGTCTTCGACTACTACGCCGAGATGGGCCGCAACTCGCGGGGCCGCGTGATCCCCAGCGTGGAGCCGTCGCAGCTTGCGCTGGTGCTCAAGGAGCCGTACGGCGTCGTCGCGTGCATCGTGCCGTGGAACTACCCGATGCTGCTGCTGACCTGGAAGATCGCGCCTGCGCTGGCCGCTGGCAACAGCGTGGTGATCAAACCGGCCTCGCAGACGCCGCTGGCGACGCTCGCTCTGGCGCGCTGCTTCGAGCATCTGCCGCCCGGCGTGGTCAACATCGTCACCGGGCGCGGCTCCACTGTCGGCGATGCGCTGGTGACGCATCCCGCGACCAGCGTGGTCGCCTTCACGGGATCGACCGAGGTCGGGCAGCGCATCGCGGGGCTGGCGGCGGAGCGCATGACCAAGCTGCACCTTGAGCTGGGCGGCAAAGATCCGTGCATCGTCGCCGCCGACGCCGACATCCGAACGGCGGCGATGGGCGTGGCCTGGGGCGCGTTCGTCAACGCCGGTCAGGTCTGCACCTCGATCGAGCGCGTCTACGTCGAGCGGCCCGTCTACCGCGATTTCTGCGATTGTCTGGCGGAGCTAACGGCGCGGCTGCGCGTTGGCTCGCCCTTCGATCCGGACACGCAGATCACCCCGCTGATCGGCGGACGCGAGCGTGATGCCATCCTGGCGCAGATCGAGCAGGCCGCAGCGCAGGGCGCGCGCATCGTCGCGGGAGGCCGCCGCCCGCCGCAGCTTGAGCGCGGCTACTTTCTGGAGCCGACCGTGCTGGTGGACGTGCCGCACGCGGCGCTGATCATGCGCGAAGAAACCTTCGGGCCGGTCGCGCCGGTTGCGCCCGTGGAAAGCTTCGACGAGGCACTGGCGCTCGCCAACGACTCGCGCTACGGCCTGGGCGCGAGCCTCTTCACCCACGATCCGACCAAGGCCAAGCGCTTCTACGAGGAGGTCAAGGCCGGGACGATCTGGATCAACGATCCGCTGATCGACAACATCGCGGGGCCGTTCGGCGGCATGAAGCAGAGCGGCATCGGGCGCGAGCTGGGCGAGGAGGGCCTTGAGGAGTTTTTGGAGACGAAGCATATTCACTGGGATTTTGAGATGCAGCCCAAGCCGTGGTGGTATCCGTATGGGGAGACGTAG